The Meriones unguiculatus strain TT.TT164.6M chromosome 3, Bangor_MerUng_6.1, whole genome shotgun sequence genomic sequence AGATTTCCTCTTTCTAtcctcatctttctctctccatttgtgtagtatgtgtgtgtgtgtgtgtgcttgtgtgcctgTTCACATGAATGTAATTGTGCTCATTAAATCCAGGAAAGGTCAGCATTCAAGTTGTTGTTGAAATTTCAACTTACCACCATATGTGCTGGACACTGATCTTGGGCATTCTGCAATACCAGGGTGTTCCCCTAACCCCTGAACATCTCTCCCTGTCCAGTGATCCTCCCTTTCTGAAATCAAACCCAACTTTCTGAAAACGTCCTGTGGCATTTCCCTCCCTGATACACCTGTGAAATGTTGTGAGAAAGTGTAGTCCAATCCAGGCTGCTTCAAACTTCGTATTGTAGCCGAAggtgacactgaacttctgaACCCTTTTCTACTCAAACTCTCACattctgggaatacaggcatgttcCCACAAGTATAGAAAGTGTCTCGATGTCACCTATGGTTTTGTGAATGCCAAGCAAGGTTTGCACTACCTGAGTTCCAGCTACAGAAAGCTCTGTCAAATATTGTTATGACCTGCTTGAACTCTATAGCCCCTCTCTAGATACCTACCCTCGCTGATAGCATGACTGTGTCTCCTCTGTTAACACTTGCTGtcacctttagcatatcagaagccatgttGTCTTTAAATCTCCATTttgattgtaaggtgaaattaagaccaagttctcaggcCCTCCATGCCTGACACCAGAATACAATTCAGCAGTTCCTACTTGCTGTTTAGAATCAAACAATAGATgacaaatgcatgttctgcttgtgttAAAGATCACAACAGCCTGGTATGTTTCTTACTCTCTGAAAGCTGAAAAACCCGCAAGAGCTATGCTAAATCCCAGCCAGTTAGCTAAAAGTGCTTTGTCTACCCTCCTAGATATACTTGGAACAAAACAGATTAGTTTTCACTgctcaaaatgatgtaatgctctGCACCAATTGCTTCATTCACCTGATTACctggttccttttcttttcttttcttttcttttcttttcttttcttttcttttcttttcttttctttttcttttctctaatgaAATGGCtgcctaagagagagagagagagtgacatcATAGTGTGGCTCTGGAGCCTGGATTATAGCCCTTGTTCGGGTTAGAATCTTGTTCATTATTCAACAAACTTTTATTAATCTGAGTCTGGTGTTGTAATGGCTACTCTGTGTTATTCCTGAATTAATAACATTATTAATGAAAGTacactatcctcctgcctcaacggTGAGTATCTGCCATACAAGAAGATTGGAAAAGCATGAAGCTCAGCTCTTGATTCCCAAATAGACAAATAAGTGTATATTTTCAGGAACAGGTTAATCTTACACCCTACAGCATCATACTCTGAACCATGGTGGTTACAAATGTGTAAACACAGCCAGGAGAGTTGGCTCACATGGTAATCCTCCCtgcaggaaggctgaggcaggagggtccatatgaattggaattctaaattaaccttacctacagaacaatgttgtcagaacacaatcctaaaacaagaacaacaagagTAAGTGAATAAGCAATCAAACCATAAAATTCAAGGTGAATGAAATAGTCAGTAACTGGACTCATGATTTTCatcctgttctgtttttattgtgtttgcaTTGACACTGAATGCTTGATTCAATCTAGAGAATGAGAAAACCCAAGGTGGGATTAAGTGTGTGGACTCCAATATGCAAGCAGGTGGCAGCTTGTGGTTTAAAGGTGTGGCTGCAATAGGGAGGGGCTGAGCAGGGTGGTATATAAAGGCTCCAGTGGAGGCAGAGGAGTCATTTCCTCAGGGAGTTGAACACTGTGGTGACAGCCTGACTCTATTGGGATCCAGAGACCCTGTGCTGATCAGTGCTCAGAATAGGTAAGTCACATTAATCCAAAGGACCCAGGACCCCTGAAATAGAGAGGGTAGGCCCAAGATGGGAAAGTCATTTATTgatatgtttagtttttttaCATACTTAAGTTTCCAAAGGCTTTTTTCTGGATGTATAGtatttaaaactactttttaaatttgcaatatttttattgattattgggcaatttcacatcattgaaccctgagcacactcacttcccagttcaCACAGGTCAACCTCCCCAAggcccaccaccaccatcaacaaaaaaatattcattttctgtggCCAATACTCTCACTGGAACATGATAAAACTTCAAGTGGCCAGCCTCTTAAAGAAACATTAGTCTTTTCCCACCTgccacccaccccccacccttCTGAGGGCTACCCTTCTACCCTTCTGCATCCTTATCATAATGTTATCAGTTCCCTTTGATGACTTTCTGTGACAGGAttgttcattcctgtgtcttcaGATGAACCTACTGAAGACACAGATTGGATTTCAATTCAGGTTTTTGACATAACTTTAAGTAATACAGGATGGAGTACCAACCATAGTTTCCAGGATCATCTCAGTTTTTCCCAGAGAGGttccatgttttagaaaaattatggGTAGGTTGTGTGTGTAAATTTCCCAAGCTTTGTGTTTGGGGACTTGTGACATGATCTATGTGTGGTTGGCACACAAAGATGGTACCCATCTTTCAGAATGCTGGGGACCCCTGCCCAGTGGGGATGGGATTGACTGGGGCTTTGGTTAGGGTTGGATGGAACACTGGGGAATGTGTAACCCTGGGTGTCCTTGTAAGAGGCTCCTGGTGATATCAGTGAGGGAGGTTGTTTTGAGATCTCCACTGAGGACAATGGATTAAACTGATGTCTCTACCACTGCCAGAGCAGTAACACTGACCTTCAGTGGTTCCTGTGATGGTGAGGGGGTTTTCCAAAATTGATGTTGAGAATGTATTCTCTCCTAAATGCCTCCCCAGGATCCTTCTGACTGAAGACCTTCCAGGATGAGTGCTCAGACTCCACCCACACTCCTGAAGCTGGCAatgcaggctctgctgagagatGAGACCTTGGACATGTCAGCTCTGGACAAACTGCCCATGGTGTTCTTCCCAGCACTGTTCAAGGAGGCCTTGACTGGCAGACACACTACAACTGTGAAGGCAATGGtggcagcctggcctttcccctgtctccctgtggggGCATTGATGAAGACTGCTGACTTGGAAACCTTGCAGGCAGTTCTAGCAGGAGTAGACACGTGGCTGCAAAGAAAGTTTCACTCCAGGTAAGCAATAAGCAAGTACTGTAGAATGGAGCCCATAGATAAGAGGGAAGAGATTGTGGGTTTAGGGATATGGCTTCCACATGAGGCTTCTGATAGACCACTAGATAGAGATACAGGGCCCTTGCAAGCTGTTCTTTGCTTGTCCTAAGGAAGGTTGACTATGATCAGAGTTTGGAGATGCATGCAGACAGTGAAATGATGTTTCCCTGGTGTTCCCACAATCACTAGTACTGGGACTAAGGAGAAATCGAGTCATTTAGAGGAAGGAAAGTTATCAGGACTACCTGTGCAGCTCAGGGAAAGTTAATGCAGGCTGGACACTGGCTGctgaaaaacacaaagaatgTGGAGGATTTAGAGCTGAGTTTAGAGGAGGAAATGCTGAGTCAGTATTCAATCTTGACATGTAGCCTACAGTTCTCATGTCTTCCTACAGGAGGGGAAAACTTCAGGTTCTTGACCTGCGGAAGAAGCACCATGAATTCTGGAGCATATGGGCTGATGCAGAGGATGGTGACTGCTCAGCAGAGACCCTGGATGAGCAGCAAGTAGTGAAGGTCCTTCCCAGATATGCACTGAGGCAGCGCCTGAAGGTGGTAGCTGACCTTTGGCTTATGTATTGTTTGAATGAAAAGCAAGCATGCTTCTTGCATTGGGCCCACCAGAGAAAGGGCTCCATACAGTTCTGCTGTATGGAGATGAAGATCTGGGCTCTTCCTGTCTATGTTATCCGAGAGGTCTTGAATGTCTTCCATCTGGAGTATATTGAGGAATTGGAACTGAACATGCTCAGTTGGGATTTGTTAAAGCTGTTACAACTTACTCCCTACCTGGGCCAGATGAGAAATCTTCGCAAACTCTTGCTGGCCTCCATCTTCAAGACTGTGTTCCTGATTGGCAACAGAACaacagacagagaagagaagTGTGTCAGGAATTTCATTTCTCAGTTTTCCAAACTCAACTGTCTCCAGCACCTCTCCATGAATGGCATGTACTTTCTTAGAGACCACCTGAAACAGGTTCTTGGGTAAGTAAGTATGAGGGCTGGGTCAGCTGCCAGAGCAGACATTTCTTCATAATTTTAAGGATTAGTGGTACATGATGCCTGCCTGTCACTGGGTAGAATATTTAAGCCACATTAGAATATGAAGGTCATGTATTATTTCCATGTATAATGAATCATGGTGTCAAATGCCCAGTCATGAATCAAAGGCCTGAAGGTCAGATCTAGTATGGATGGATTGTAATTCTTCTTGGAATCATGCCCACCAATCCAATGGAAATGAAACAGGAAGGGAAGAATGTAGTCAGGATTCAGGGGACTCACCAACACAGTGTGGAAGCGAGCTTTGTGCTCAGATCTGTGAGAGCAGCCTCAGTCTGTCCCGAATTTCACATGGTTTAAATGCTTTGAGCTCAAGTAGAGCTGAGTGCATGGAACAATGTGGCTAATGTGGGATTTAAATGTTATTAAGAGTGACTGTGCAGAGGCATTGATGGAATGCAGAGTTCAGTGAGCTCACAGAAAGTATCCCTAGAGCCTGCCAGGACTTTCATGGGTTGGAAATTCCTCTCTttatcttctattattattattattattatcatttacagtTTAtacattcagtttgtatcctttTTGCAGtatcctctctcatctctcctgaatctcaccctccatctttctttcttaccATCCCCTTCTTCTAGTACCTTGAAAAAGGGACTCCTCCCCTCCTAtaagaccctagcctatcaagtctcctcaggaatgcctggatcctcttcctctgtggcttggtaaagccACCCTGCCAGGGCAAAATGATCAAacaacaggcaaccaagttcatgtcagtggCAGCTCCTGCTCTTCTTATTAGtggactcacttggagactgatctgtatgttggctacatctgagcagggggtctagttcttctccatgaatggtacttggctAGTGCATCAATCTCTGTAGGCTCCCCTGGCCCAAGAGTTTtgggctttgttgttttcttcccGGGGCTCCTGTACTATCTGAGTCTATCCCACCATCTTGCAAAAGACTCCCTGTTGTCTGCCCAAATAGTGGCTGTGTGTTtctacatctgctttgatcccatggtgagtggagtctttcagaggacatctatggtagcctcccttcctctttcctttcttcaactgcttGCAGTCTCTATCTTTTTGcccttctgggtgagatttaagcatcctcactaggttcctccttgtttagcttcttcaggtctgtagattttagaatgtttatttgtattacatagctaatatctgcttataagtgagtatataccatgagtgtctttcttcttctgggttaccccagtcaggatgaccttttccagtccatccacttgcttgcaaattttgtaatttctctatccattctttggttgggggacatctaggttgtttgcagattgtgtttattataaataaagctgttataaacatagaCATAGTTGATCAAAGGCctttgtgtggtggagcatctttcaggtgtatgcccaggagtggtatcactggttcttgaggaagggctcttttcacttttctaagacagtgccagattgatttccaaagtggttgtacaggtttgtgCTCCCACGAGCAATCGAGGGGAGGGGAGttctccattctccacatcctctccagcatgtgctgttacttgagttttttatcttagccatataTGACATgtatgagatgaaatctcagagtcatttggagtttcattttcctgattactaaagatgtggagcatttctttaaatgtttctccaccattcagtatttctctgttgagaattctgcttagccctgtaccccatttctaCTTTTTGTTTGGATACTTGGTGCTTaagttcttaagttctttatagattctagacATTAGCGATTTgtgagatgtagggttggtgaagattgtttccctgtctgttgtctgctgtttgttctgttgacaatgttctttgccttacagaacttttcagtttcatgagatcccatttattgattgttgatcttatggCGTgagctattggtattctgttcaggaagatatCTCCTGTGTCattgagttcaaagctcttcccctaTATTCCTTcctatagatttagtgtgtctggtttatgttgaggtatttgatctacttagacttgagttttgttcagggtgataaatgtgaatctatttccatttttctacatgtagacatccagtaagaccagcaccatttgttgaagatgctgtcttcttttcgATTGTATGgtttttctttgtcaaaactcaaatgcctataggtgtgtgggtttttatgCATCTTCTATTTGCTTCTACTGACCGCagagtctgtttctatgcctttgcaatgcagtttttattactattgctctatagtacagcctgaattcagggatagaactacctccagatgatcttttattgtacatgattgttttagctattccgggttttttgttttgctgaaaattctttcaaggtctgaagaattttgttggtattttgataggatcTGCATTGaatttattcacagatgatatgatagtatgcacgggtgaccccaaaaatcttCCAGCAAATTCTATAGCTGAAAATCACCATAaggaaagtggctagatacaaaatttactaaaagagaaaatcagtattcctctgtattcaaaaggcaaacaggctaaaaaaaaaattaggaaaacaacacaatCGCCCCCAAAAAACATAAACTGTCTTGGTGTAGCTCTAACTATgccagtgaaagacttgtatgaaaaacttcaagtctcggaagaaagaaattgaagaagatagcagaagatgaaaagatctctcaGACTCGTGGTTTGGAATTTCTtatgagtgttttctgtgcttatgGGCTGAACAGTTTTCTGCTTGAGAGTGAGGCtaaagagaggaagggtgggtttgtcTTGACTGAGCAGATTCCAACAAGAAGCATCTTAGAGAGTGTCCTTGCTATTTGGTCAAACTGACCTTGGGCACCGAATTCTTTCTACCTCTGTTTAAATACCACCCATATTCTCCAACACCATTTTCCAGAAATAATCTCCTTGTCTATTTCTAGGTGCCTGATGGCTCCGttggagaccctgtccatcaCCTCCTGCAACCTTTCACAGTCAGACCTGAATTCCTTGTCCGAGTGCCCGAAGCTCTTTCAGCTGAAACATCTGGACATGAAACATGTGGGCTTAACGTCTTTGGATCTTAGGCCTCTCCAAATCCTCCTAGAGAATGTGGCAGACACTTTGCAATCCCTGGACTtgaaggcttgttggatttcagaCTCTCATCTCACTATGCTCATACCTGccctcagcaagtgctctcagctgGCCAATGTCAGTTTCTATGACAATTACTTCTCCATGCACAACCTGAGGAAACTTTTGCAGCACACAGCTAACTTGAGCAAGATGAATGTGGAACAGTACCCTGCCCCGCTGGAGTGCTATGATGAGTTGGGTTATATCTCCACAGAGAGATTTACCCAACTCTGTGCAGAGGAAATAGATAGACTCAGGGCCATAAGACAGCCCAAGTACATCTCCTTTGCTACACTTATTTGCTCTAGATGTGGAGAGCGTTCTGTCTATGGCCAAGAACTCAGACTCTGTGTTTGCCAGCAGAGGTGACAGTAATTGGCAAACAGGACTTCTGGAAAATTGGAAGAAATAAAAGGCTTGGGACCAATCTCTCATGCTGGCGACTCAGGACTTCAGACACTCTTCATAATTTTGGAAACAAAATGATGTTTAGTGAGTTGGAATTAGGAGGCTGAATTGACATGGAGAACAATGCAATTGTGAGAGCAGATGATCTTGTGGAGTGAGAAAGAACACTTTATAGTTATAAGTCGCTTCTGTCAGGACAGGATAACCAGTGGCTTTGTCCTGCAGCTGTAAACCTGGATGCTCTCCCTCTGGGGTCTTTTTCAGTTATCACCCTCACTGCCAGGTTCGGGGTCAGGAGGTGTCAGTTACTCTACAACCACAGTGGAAAAACACCACTATTTAATGAGTGAGGCAAAGGTCCAGGTCATCCATAAAACTAAAGTTTTGATGATAACTTCTTTCATTCCTGTCTTTTGCCTGTGTGTAAGTTACAACCTTTTTGTGTAGCTGTTCATTTACATGtacaaaaattttaatgtaaagtGAGCAACATAGCACACATCTTATGAATAAGGTATTAATGAATCATAGAAAATTAACATCCAGTACACTCAAGCCACTAGACACTATGGGCCCATGAGAGATGagtgaagagaaggagaagacaacacAGAGGACATTGAACAGggtttacaatttttttctcttaaaacttTTGTGTCCTTGCATGCAATGTGgtgcacacttgcaatcccagcactcagggagacagagacaggtggatctctgagtttgaagacaacctggtctataaagtaagtccaggacagacacagctacccagagaatctctgtctcagaaaaaagaattttttatttttattgaaaacaataaataaaaatgtaatgtagCCTGGCAGTGAACTcttgatctttttgtttgggtgagaCTACCACCATAAACCACTCTATCCAGCTTTCATGCCACATGTCTATAGGGTAGTATTCCTTTGGATTCACAAACTCTTTGAAATAGTCATAGCACATAAAGGTTTTCAATAATATGTAAATCCCTCTGctacagaaaacattttctttacaaaatgattTACATCTTCAGTTGTCTCTGTatgaaagtattaaaaaaaattctccctaGTTTTAGCCAGTATATGCCCTCttttctgtataataaaataacaaaatgatttattattgttttgttgttcatTGGAATATTTGTTGTACTCATAGAAGATAGGTTCTTTGTATAAATGTAATTGTTGTCTAAATTCCATAGAGGTGAGGACGCCTAAACAGGTGCTCTCTGGACAGAAGTAAACATGAACAGATTGATGACAGTATTGCCAACTTTCCCACCACTGGGGAATGTGGATAAGTTTTTCCA encodes the following:
- the LOC132652894 gene encoding PRAME family member 12-like, with protein sequence MSAQTPPTLLKLAMQALLRDETLDMSALDKLPMVFFPALFKEALTGRHTTTVKAMVAAWPFPCLPVGALMKTADLETLQAVLAGVDTWLQRKFHSRRGKLQVLDLRKKHHEFWSIWADAEDGDCSAETLDEQQVVKVLPRYALRQRLKVVADLWLMYCLNEKQACFLHWAHQRKGSIQFCCMEMKIWALPVYVIREVLNVFHLEYIEELELNMLSWDLLKLLQLTPYLGQMRNLRKLLLASIFKTVFLIGNRTTDREEKCVRNFISQFSKLNCLQHLSMNGMYFLRDHLKQVLGCLMAPLETLSITSCNLSQSDLNSLSECPKLFQLKHLDMKHVGLTSLDLRPLQILLENVADTLQSLDLKACWISDSHLTMLIPALSKCSQLANVSFYDNYFSMHNLRKLLQHTANLSKMNVEQYPAPLECYDELGYISTERFTQLCAEEIDRLRAIRQPKYISFATLICSRCGERSVYGQELRLCVCQQR